AAAGATGTTTCTTTCAGGATTGCGCCGATTGATAAAAATGAAGCGCTGGAGATGATTAAAGAGGTAAAGGGCTATGAAATACTGAAAGGCGCAAGAGGATCTGAAAAGGCCAATATTGATGCAATTGCTGATATTATCTTAAAATTATCAAAATTGGCGATTAAAGAAAAAAACATCATGGAGATTGACTTCAATCCAGTTATTGTAAATAAAAAAACTGCAAAGATAGTTGATGCAAGGATGATGATTAAGAAATGGAAATAAAAAAACTAGATGCCATATTTAATCCAAGGTCGATCGCAATAATCGGCGCATCAAGGGATGAGAAATCTGTAGGGCATGCTATTTTGAGGAATCTTACAGTAGGATGTGTTTTTAAATGCAAGTACTGCAGGCCGTTCAAAGGCAGGATTTATCCAATAAACCCGAATGCGGATGAGATTCTTGGAGTAAAGTGCTATGCTAAACTCGGAGATGTCGCTGATGAGATTGATCTTGCAGTCATTGCTGTGCCTGCAAAGATAGTTCCGGCCATAATGAAGGAATGCGCAAAGAAAAAAGTTAAAGCTGCAATTATAATTTCAGCAGGATTTGCCGAATTGGGAAGAGAGGGCAAAAAATTACAGGATGCGGTTGTTAAAATATCTAAGGCTGCAAAAATCCCATTGGTTGGGCCAAACTGCCTGGGCATAATAAGGCCATCTGCTTCAATGAACGCGAGCTTTGCCCCTTCAACACCGCCGCAGGGAAATATAGCCTTTATAAGCCAGTCCGGCGCGCTTGCTGATTCCATTATTGACTGGGCAATTGAAGAAAGCTATGGCTTTAGCACGGTAATAAGCTACGGCAACCATGCGGGCCTTGATGTTCATGACTTCATGGAATGGCTTGGCAATGATAATGAAACAAAGTCAATTGCGCTTTATATCGAGGGGATAGATGACGGAAGAAAATTCATGGAGATTGCAAAAAAAGTCAGCAGAATAAAACCAGTGGTTGTTTTGAAAGCCGGGAAAACACAGACTGGAAAGAATGCTGTTTCTTCGCATACTGGATCTCTTGCCGGAAGCTATGAAGTTTATGAGGCTGTATTCAGGCAATCCGGGTTGGTTATCGCAGATACAGTTGAAGAATTATTCGATATTGCAAAAGCATTGGCTGAGCAACAGCCATGCAGGGAGAATGCAGTTGCTATTGTTACAAATGGCGGAGGATGCGGGGTTTTATGCGCAGACAAATGCACTGAATTCGGGGTGAATGTTGTTGAGCTGAAGCAGAGCACGATAAATAAACTGGATAAAAGCGGAAAAATGCATCCTGCATATTCAAGGAGAAACCCGCTTGACATTATTGGAGATGCTCTGCCTGAAAGATATGAAGCTGCGATCAATATCTTATTGGCTGAAGATTACATCCGCGGCCTTATTGTGATACAGACACTGCAGGCAATGACTGATTCCATTGAAGATGCGAAGATTGTCATTGAAGCAAATAAAAAATTCCCTTCAAAGCCGATTGTGTGCACTTACATGGGCGGTAGGTTCAGCAAGGAAAGCATAGAATTGCTGAAAGAGCACAAGATCCCGGATTATAACGATCTGAGCAAATCAGCAAAGGCAATGCAGGCATTGGTCCTGAGAGGAGAGTATTTAAAAAAGATTGATAAAAACAAAAGTTAAATCTATATTGTGTGAAATAAAATTTCATATCTATTTGATTGCTGTTTTCCAGAGGATTTCAAACTGTTTTCTGTAACCATCTGCAACAGTTTTATCTTTAATCAATATTCCGTAAGGGCGTTCTGTAAAAATAGCAATCCCGACATAATTTCCAATAATTACTGTTTCCTGAAGTTGCTCGAAGTTTCTTGATAAAAAGCGAATGTGAGTCAATGGCTTTTTGTTTAAGACTTCTCCGAATGTTCTGATTGTTTCATCAAATATCTGCCTGCACTTAATCTTTTTTTCTATTCTTTTAACATGAAGATTTTTCCACCATGTTTCACCCATAACATCATAAGTAACCCTTGTTCCG
This DNA window, taken from Candidatus Woesearchaeota archaeon, encodes the following:
- a CDS encoding CoA-binding protein → MEIKKLDAIFNPRSIAIIGASRDEKSVGHAILRNLTVGCVFKCKYCRPFKGRIYPINPNADEILGVKCYAKLGDVADEIDLAVIAVPAKIVPAIMKECAKKKVKAAIIISAGFAELGREGKKLQDAVVKISKAAKIPLVGPNCLGIIRPSASMNASFAPSTPPQGNIAFISQSGALADSIIDWAIEESYGFSTVISYGNHAGLDVHDFMEWLGNDNETKSIALYIEGIDDGRKFMEIAKKVSRIKPVVVLKAGKTQTGKNAVSSHTGSLAGSYEVYEAVFRQSGLVIADTVEELFDIAKALAEQQPCRENAVAIVTNGGGCGVLCADKCTEFGVNVVELKQSTINKLDKSGKMHPAYSRRNPLDIIGDALPERYEAAINILLAEDYIRGLIVIQTLQAMTDSIEDAKIVIEANKKFPSKPIVCTYMGGRFSKESIELLKEHKIPDYNDLSKSAKAMQALVLRGEYLKKIDKNKS